A genomic segment from Deltaproteobacteria bacterium encodes:
- the asnB gene encoding asparagine synthase (glutamine-hydrolyzing): MCGIAGYSLKENSLSGTQRRLEEASSLLSHRGPDGSGIYFDNRTGLAHKRLAIIDIKGGAQPLTDATGEITVIFNGEIYNFSELKHELEKKGCVFTTRSDTEVLANIIRIYGKAGIEKLKGMFAFCALDHNSERVLVVRDRLGVKPLFYVENSSGFFFASEIPALLTLSGCDRKIDPDALDLFLSLRYVPHPFCAFKEIRRLPPGYLLEVEKGRIINNAPFWSMNPAKKNMDYGQACIETKERFDQAVVRRLVSDVPLGAFLSGGIDSSLTVAAMALRGPVKTFSIGFEDEKFNELPYARQIADHLNTDHHEFYLSSESLLEGPEILALFGEPFSNETAIPLYFLSKFASGEVKVALTGDGGDEAFGGYKRYGHCIFIKRLERLSLRHPYCQLRKISTWAESILNRRRKKKSFPARSADRALLLNQPMRYLAFLEIFPSSSRKLLFNPSGPLAGKTVHPTAIDLIGSFYNQIRDDELDRLQITDINTYLPGDILFYSDHMSMAHGLELRSPFLDHDVLEFALSLPSEYRMTTDRKGKRILRDAFSDRISKAMFERPKKGFSIPLARWIGGPLKNKVQEVIMDAPDDFYRLFEKQGVSNLLSSEIGKNGLKARQLWSLFILAKWMAQFKAVLP, translated from the coding sequence ATGTGCGGAATAGCAGGATACTCCTTAAAAGAAAACAGCCTATCAGGTACTCAAAGGCGTCTTGAGGAGGCATCTTCTCTTCTCTCGCATAGAGGACCTGACGGAAGCGGCATCTATTTTGACAATAGGACAGGTCTTGCCCACAAAAGACTGGCAATCATCGATATCAAAGGAGGAGCTCAGCCGCTTACGGATGCCACAGGAGAAATAACAGTAATTTTTAACGGTGAAATCTACAACTTTTCAGAGCTGAAACACGAGCTCGAAAAAAAGGGGTGTGTTTTCACCACGCGCTCAGATACAGAGGTGCTGGCAAATATCATCAGGATATATGGCAAGGCAGGCATTGAAAAACTAAAAGGAATGTTTGCTTTCTGTGCGCTTGACCATAACAGTGAAAGGGTTCTTGTTGTGCGGGACAGGCTTGGAGTAAAACCTCTATTCTATGTTGAAAACAGTTCCGGTTTTTTCTTTGCGTCGGAAATTCCGGCACTTCTTACACTTTCCGGATGTGACAGGAAGATTGATCCTGACGCCCTGGACCTGTTTTTGAGCCTTCGCTACGTCCCTCATCCCTTCTGTGCATTTAAAGAAATCAGAAGGCTTCCTCCCGGATATCTCCTGGAAGTGGAAAAAGGCAGAATAATTAACAATGCTCCATTCTGGTCAATGAATCCGGCAAAGAAAAACATGGATTACGGGCAGGCCTGTATTGAAACAAAAGAGCGTTTTGATCAGGCTGTGGTCAGACGTCTGGTATCAGATGTGCCCCTGGGGGCGTTTCTTTCAGGTGGCATTGATTCTTCCCTCACTGTTGCCGCCATGGCACTGCGAGGGCCGGTAAAGACCTTTTCAATAGGTTTTGAAGATGAGAAGTTCAATGAACTGCCTTATGCCAGACAGATTGCAGATCATCTGAACACGGATCACCATGAGTTTTATCTATCCTCGGAGTCCCTTTTAGAAGGACCGGAGATCCTTGCCCTGTTTGGAGAACCCTTTTCTAATGAAACGGCTATTCCCCTCTACTTCCTGAGCAAATTTGCATCAGGAGAAGTCAAGGTCGCCCTTACAGGAGACGGGGGCGATGAGGCTTTTGGAGGATACAAGCGCTATGGCCACTGTATATTCATTAAAAGACTTGAAAGACTGTCTCTCCGGCATCCTTACTGCCAGCTAAGAAAAATCAGCACCTGGGCAGAGAGCATCCTGAACCGCAGACGCAAAAAAAAGAGTTTTCCTGCAAGGTCTGCCGACAGAGCGCTTCTGCTTAATCAGCCGATGCGCTATCTTGCCTTTCTTGAAATCTTTCCTTCAAGCTCCAGAAAGTTGCTGTTTAATCCAAGCGGTCCCCTGGCGGGAAAAACCGTGCATCCCACTGCCATTGATCTAATTGGATCATTCTACAACCAAATCAGAGACGACGAACTTGACAGGCTCCAGATTACCGATATAAACACCTATCTCCCCGGAGACATCCTGTTTTATTCCGATCACATGAGCATGGCCCACGGACTTGAATTGAGATCTCCCTTTCTTGATCATGATGTTCTGGAATTTGCCCTTAGCCTTCCATCAGAATACCGCATGACAACGGACAGAAAGGGAAAACGCATCCTGAGAGATGCCTTTTCCGACCGTATTTCAAAAGCCATGTTCGAAAGACCTAAAAAGGGATTCTCCATACCCCTGGCCCGGTGGATTGGGGGACCGCTGAAAAACAAGGTGCAAGAAGTAATTATGGATGCCCCGGATGACTTCTACAGGCTTTTTGAAAAACAGGGTGTATCCAATCTGCTCAGCTCTGAAATTGGAAAAAATGGACTTAAGGCACGCCAGTTGTGGTCACTTTTCATCCTGGCCAAGTGGATGGCCCAGTTCAAGGCGGTGCTGCCATGA
- a CDS encoding NAD-dependent dehydratase, with protein sequence MHVLILGGDGYLGWPTAMYFSQRGYDVTVVDNYFRRNACTELDVGMLYPLPTLIQRSKIWYKHTGREIKVVIGDLTNPELVRSLFNGTIEYTWAIKKTYTGVPETVIHYAEQPSAPYSLINYKYANVTIANNLIITNNLMFAIKDFSPDTHIIHIGTMGEYGTPNIDIEEGWIEIDHKGRKDKFLFPRQASSLYHTTKIMDTDLMWFGIRTWGLRVTDLMQGPVYGIETEESKIDESLRTIFNYDEIFGTVLNRFIVQAIVGYPLTVYGKGGQTRGYLNITDTLQCVHASEKTPAKKGELRILNQIMETFSVNDLAEKVREVGIKLGYEVKIDHLENPRKEAEDHYYNPTYHGLIDLGVKPHYLTHHVLERMFQIVEQYKSNIRKDVIFKNIKW encoded by the coding sequence ATGCATGTTCTTATTCTGGGTGGCGACGGATATCTCGGCTGGCCAACAGCCATGTATTTTTCTCAAAGGGGATACGATGTAACAGTAGTAGATAATTATTTCCGCCGCAATGCCTGCACCGAACTTGATGTGGGCATGCTGTATCCTCTACCTACCCTGATTCAGCGTTCTAAAATCTGGTATAAACATACAGGACGTGAAATTAAGGTTGTAATTGGCGATCTTACCAATCCCGAACTTGTGCGCTCGCTTTTCAATGGAACGATAGAATACACTTGGGCCATAAAGAAAACATACACAGGGGTCCCTGAAACCGTGATCCATTACGCCGAACAGCCTTCCGCTCCATATTCATTGATCAACTACAAATACGCAAACGTAACCATTGCCAATAACCTGATCATCACGAATAATCTGATGTTCGCGATAAAAGATTTTAGCCCTGATACGCACATCATCCACATCGGCACCATGGGAGAATATGGCACGCCGAATATTGATATAGAGGAAGGATGGATCGAAATTGATCATAAAGGAAGAAAGGATAAATTTCTTTTTCCCCGCCAGGCTAGTTCTCTGTATCATACTACTAAAATCATGGATACCGATTTGATGTGGTTTGGTATACGGACGTGGGGCCTACGCGTAACAGATCTGATGCAGGGTCCAGTATACGGCATAGAAACCGAAGAATCAAAAATTGATGAAAGTCTGCGTACGATTTTTAATTACGATGAAATTTTTGGGACGGTCTTAAATCGATTTATTGTCCAGGCCATAGTCGGTTATCCACTGACGGTTTATGGGAAAGGAGGACAAACCCGTGGTTATCTGAATATCACCGACACCTTGCAATGTGTTCATGCGTCGGAAAAAACGCCGGCCAAAAAAGGAGAGTTGCGTATTTTAAACCAGATCATGGAAACCTTCAGTGTTAATGATTTGGCTGAAAAGGTCAGGGAGGTTGGCATAAAACTTGGTTATGAGGTAAAAATCGATCACCTTGAAAATCCCCGCAAAGAAGCTGAGGACCACTATTACAATCCTACTTACCACGGGTTGATCGATCTTGGCGTCAAACCCCATTATCTTACACACCACGTGTTGGAGAGAATGTTTCAGATAGTAGAACAATACAAATCCAATATTCGTAAAGACGTTATTTTTAAAAATATAAAATGGTAA
- a CDS encoding capsule biosynthesis protein CapD, with amino-acid sequence MTDNLYLNNKRVLVTGACGTVGRELVRQLFEVYQVGEVVAIDNNESELFSLEQKFSKLGNAQFALGDIRDREKVIRRMRGIDVVFHVAAFKHVILCERSPFEAVQTNIQGVQNIIHAAYENKVKRIIFTSSDKAVNPTSVMGTSKLMGERLMTAANSNQRGDGPIFTSTRFGNVLGSRGSVVPIFVEQIRQGGPVTLTHPEMTRFIMSISQAVKLVIDSNFLARGGEVFITKMPVLRIVDLAHAMIRLLAPKFGHDAEKITIKIIGTKPGEKMYEELMSKEETRRALELDDYFVVLPAFRSIYREIQYDYPNVISMKVEHPYVSSQEKIMSPKKIEEFLTNNNLLDLQYEKSEHPGKRYWP; translated from the coding sequence GTGACAGATAATCTTTACTTAAACAACAAGCGTGTCCTTGTCACCGGTGCTTGTGGCACAGTGGGGCGTGAGCTGGTGCGACAGCTTTTCGAAGTTTATCAGGTGGGCGAGGTCGTAGCCATAGATAACAACGAGAGCGAACTTTTCTCACTGGAACAAAAGTTCTCAAAATTGGGTAATGCCCAATTTGCCCTCGGCGATATTCGTGACCGCGAAAAAGTCATACGGCGTATGCGCGGGATTGACGTTGTTTTTCATGTTGCTGCATTTAAGCATGTTATTTTGTGCGAACGCTCTCCATTTGAAGCGGTTCAAACAAATATCCAAGGTGTTCAGAACATTATCCATGCGGCTTATGAAAATAAAGTCAAAAGAATTATTTTTACCAGCTCGGACAAGGCAGTAAATCCCACCAGTGTCATGGGAACATCCAAGCTGATGGGTGAACGACTGATGACAGCAGCAAATAGTAACCAGCGCGGCGATGGACCTATTTTTACTTCGACGCGATTTGGTAACGTATTGGGTTCACGAGGATCCGTGGTGCCCATCTTTGTTGAGCAAATCCGTCAGGGTGGACCGGTTACCCTAACACATCCAGAAATGACCAGGTTTATTATGAGTATCTCCCAGGCTGTTAAGTTAGTGATTGACTCTAATTTTTTAGCAAGGGGGGGTGAAGTTTTTATAACCAAAATGCCGGTATTGAGGATAGTAGATTTGGCTCACGCCATGATCAGGCTTTTAGCACCAAAATTCGGCCACGATGCTGAAAAAATTACCATTAAGATAATCGGAACAAAGCCTGGTGAAAAAATGTATGAAGAACTTATGAGTAAAGAAGAGACGCGCAGAGCACTGGAGTTGGATGATTATTTTGTTGTGTTGCCGGCATTTCGCAGCATCTACAGAGAAATCCAATATGATTATCCAAACGTCATTTCCATGAAGGTGGAACATCCGTACGTTTCTTCCCAAGAGAAAATCATGTCTCCGAAAAAGATCGAGGAGTTTCTGACAAATAACAACTTGCTTGATTTGCAGTATGAGAAATCCGAGCACCCGGGTAAAAGATACTGGCCATAA
- a CDS encoding ABC transporter permease has protein sequence MNPYDDNSPIPPEPGSNYRQKPVSNLVYPTLWQKLVALIRPYAPRVILATLFSLIVSGINGAIAWLVKPAMDKIFVEGNYKYIYLLPLGIIILFILRGACSFLQSYLMQTAGMKLVRDLRNRFFSHLVRLPVSVISRSTSGDILSRLMNDVGALSNVLSQSLRSFLLQIPTVIALMGVALYRRWELALLSFILLPFIALGTRFLSRLVRIRRKKVQRYLAILTHRVNEAIQGLRIVKIFGMEEVKDAQFVKENQATYRQMARVIRLREGTRFLIEVLSGLAVAAILGYGGSLVASGEMTPGDFFSILTAIVMAFAPLKKLGGAYTQLQETIGIFERVDHFLDQQQEESRGQALEGLHREIRYENVSFSYPGTDVQVLQEIDITIPAGKIFAIVGPSGAGKSTLVDLIPRFYNPTSGRILWDEIDLRNISLADLRHQMAIVTQDVVLFSDTIYENIAAGRSGEVTTEDVEKAARVAQAHDFITALPQGYDTVLDERGLNLSGGQRQRIALARAVLRNPPLLILDEATSALDSVSENAFQKALDEVMKGRTTIVIAHRLSTIINADQVIVIDQGCIVDRGTHLELMESSTLYQELYQTWASDSEKNGRGSNVQIFGNPEPVNGYGQPPFRQTDN, from the coding sequence GTGAATCCGTATGATGATAATAGCCCGATTCCGCCGGAACCCGGCTCGAATTACAGGCAGAAGCCTGTAAGCAATCTTGTTTATCCGACCCTCTGGCAGAAGTTGGTGGCACTGATCCGTCCATACGCTCCGCGCGTAATCCTGGCCACACTATTCAGCCTTATCGTCTCAGGAATAAATGGAGCCATAGCTTGGCTGGTAAAGCCGGCAATGGACAAAATCTTTGTTGAAGGAAATTACAAATATATATATCTGCTGCCTCTCGGAATTATTATTCTGTTTATACTCCGTGGTGCATGCAGCTTTCTCCAGTCTTACCTTATGCAGACGGCCGGCATGAAACTTGTCCGTGATCTGAGGAACCGGTTTTTCTCTCACCTGGTTCGCCTGCCTGTATCTGTTATATCCCGTTCCACCAGCGGGGATATACTCTCAAGGCTCATGAATGACGTAGGGGCACTGAGTAATGTCCTGTCCCAGAGCCTGAGGTCATTCCTGCTCCAGATACCAACTGTGATCGCCCTCATGGGAGTGGCCCTCTATAGGAGGTGGGAGCTGGCCCTGCTGAGTTTTATTCTGCTTCCCTTTATTGCCCTGGGGACCCGTTTCCTATCCAGACTGGTGCGAATACGCCGGAAGAAGGTCCAGAGATATCTGGCTATCTTGACGCACCGGGTGAACGAGGCTATTCAGGGCCTCAGGATTGTAAAGATATTCGGCATGGAGGAGGTCAAGGATGCCCAGTTTGTAAAAGAAAATCAGGCTACCTATCGTCAGATGGCAAGGGTTATACGCCTGAGAGAAGGGACTAGGTTCCTGATAGAGGTCCTTTCCGGTCTCGCTGTTGCGGCAATTCTGGGTTATGGCGGCAGCCTTGTTGCCAGTGGAGAGATGACCCCCGGAGACTTCTTCTCCATCCTTACGGCCATAGTCATGGCCTTTGCGCCCCTAAAAAAACTGGGCGGGGCCTACACCCAATTACAGGAAACCATTGGTATATTTGAAAGGGTTGACCATTTCCTTGACCAGCAGCAGGAGGAAAGCCGGGGACAGGCCCTTGAGGGATTGCACCGGGAGATCAGGTATGAAAACGTCTCTTTTTCCTATCCCGGGACTGACGTGCAGGTCTTACAGGAAATAGATATCACCATACCTGCGGGTAAGATCTTTGCCATTGTCGGACCCAGCGGGGCAGGTAAGAGTACCTTGGTTGATCTGATCCCGAGGTTCTATAATCCCACTTCCGGCAGGATACTCTGGGATGAGATAGATCTCCGCAATATCTCTCTCGCGGATCTGAGACACCAGATGGCCATAGTCACTCAGGACGTGGTCCTGTTCAGTGATACAATATACGAGAATATTGCGGCAGGCAGATCTGGAGAAGTCACTACAGAAGACGTGGAGAAGGCGGCAAGAGTCGCCCAGGCCCACGACTTCATTACCGCACTTCCTCAGGGCTATGATACGGTGCTGGACGAAAGGGGGCTCAATCTGTCCGGGGGCCAGCGCCAGAGGATAGCACTGGCAAGGGCGGTGCTCAGGAATCCTCCTTTGCTCATATTGGATGAGGCCACAAGCGCCCTTGACAGCGTCTCTGAAAATGCGTTCCAGAAGGCCCTGGACGAAGTAATGAAGGGCAGGACTACAATAGTGATTGCCCACAGGCTTTCAACCATCATCAACGCAGACCAGGTCATAGTTATCGACCAGGGTTGCATAGTGGACCGCGGGACCCATTTGGAATTGATGGAGAGCAGCACCCTTTACCAGGAGCTGTATCAGACTTGGGCCAGCGATAGCGAAAAGAATGGTAGGGGTTCAAATGTTCAGATTTTCGGTAACCCTGAACCCGTAAACGGCTACGGCCAACCTCCTTTTAGGCAAACAGACAATTAG
- a CDS encoding hopanoid biosynthesis-associated RND transporter HpnN yields the protein MRYMFIRYLKNYRLCLPEWWIRGVLRHSFAVLAAAICLTCVLALLTVKHFKINTDLTEMISDELRFRKVAKTFYKAFPALRDTIVVVIEADTPEQAMQARDLLALNLRDDSSIFKSVYIPGGGPFFHKNGLMYMSLEKLEDLTDRLSESQPFIALVSQDFSLPGLFSSIEKVVGEHDEYIKNNQRLIFLFDCLSDTFEKVAQGTNHRMSWQELMLDQEANTPSGYQFIIAQPFLDYRAAQPAEKAIKRIRSAANVLHINEENGITIHITGGLAINYEDLLSVRKDIGIAGLVSFVLVGVILYVGLGSASLVFASLFTLLTGLAWTIGFAVLFIGSLNLISITFVVLFIGLGIDYSIQICLRCKELGSSGLTDSEAISEGVRSVSNALILCAITTAIGFYAFVPTAYIGASELGLIAGTGMFLNLLANITVLPAMMNLMPYKKSDHPALSVGRHISKLLDGYAMPIVAGAIAFGIAAAAIMPRISFDANPLNLSDPTTDSVITARSLLKADKSTLWTIAVMASDRQEARDLAKRLRELHEVEAAVTIDDFIPENQTEKLDLINDMALIMPPAPKTKQGGSCTTPQQDKKALEDLYRVLKETINSDATGDKSYISAIARLAENIQGFNKLLTDTGREEVLFRALETGLLSNLEILLDNFNDLMQAETIELADLPEDLTSRYISDDGLYRVQVFPRNDITDIQNLKRFVTEVRTIAPDATGKPVTILESGRTISSAFRTATILAFVLIALFLRIVFKRWVEVILVIFPLLLGLLYTMAAAVLLNISFNFANIIVVPLLLGIGVDFGIHIVNRTRDNPGPDTRILETSTSRAVLFSAFTTIISFGILSFMHHAGTASMGKLLTICISFMIISTLLVLPALLKIYNPTNSRTSHKVGSP from the coding sequence ATGCGATACATGTTTATCAGATACTTGAAAAATTACAGGCTCTGTCTGCCGGAATGGTGGATACGCGGAGTGCTGAGGCATTCATTTGCAGTGTTGGCAGCGGCAATATGTCTGACCTGTGTTCTGGCACTTCTTACGGTAAAGCATTTCAAGATAAATACCGACCTAACAGAGATGATCTCCGATGAGCTGCGCTTCCGTAAGGTCGCAAAAACATTTTACAAGGCCTTTCCCGCCTTACGCGACACCATCGTGGTCGTGATAGAAGCCGACACCCCCGAACAGGCCATGCAGGCACGGGATCTGCTGGCACTGAATCTGCGTGACGATAGCAGCATTTTCAAATCGGTCTATATTCCTGGCGGAGGCCCCTTTTTCCATAAGAACGGACTGATGTATATGAGCCTGGAAAAGCTCGAGGATCTGACAGACCGACTGTCCGAATCCCAGCCTTTTATTGCCCTGGTATCCCAGGATTTCTCTCTGCCGGGTCTCTTTTCATCAATCGAAAAGGTGGTTGGCGAACATGATGAATATATCAAGAACAACCAACGCCTGATATTTTTATTTGACTGCTTAAGCGACACCTTCGAGAAGGTGGCGCAAGGGACTAACCACCGCATGTCCTGGCAGGAGCTCATGCTTGACCAGGAGGCAAACACCCCGTCCGGTTATCAATTCATTATTGCGCAGCCCTTTTTGGATTACCGTGCGGCACAACCTGCCGAAAAGGCCATCAAAAGAATTCGAAGTGCTGCCAATGTGCTTCATATTAACGAAGAAAACGGCATAACAATCCATATAACCGGAGGACTTGCCATCAATTACGAGGACTTGCTCAGTGTTCGGAAAGACATCGGAATCGCGGGCCTGGTTTCCTTTGTTTTGGTCGGCGTCATCCTCTATGTGGGACTCGGTTCGGCCAGCCTTGTGTTTGCCAGTCTTTTCACTTTACTCACAGGCCTTGCCTGGACAATAGGGTTTGCCGTCCTTTTTATCGGAAGTCTCAATTTGATATCAATCACCTTTGTGGTCCTCTTTATAGGCCTTGGAATTGATTACAGCATTCAGATCTGTTTACGCTGCAAAGAACTCGGATCTTCAGGATTGACAGATTCCGAAGCTATTTCAGAAGGGGTCCGGAGTGTAAGCAATGCCCTTATACTATGCGCAATAACTACGGCCATCGGATTTTACGCCTTTGTGCCTACGGCATATATAGGCGCTTCAGAATTGGGCCTCATTGCCGGAACCGGAATGTTCCTCAATCTGCTGGCAAACATTACCGTATTGCCGGCCATGATGAATCTGATGCCCTACAAAAAAAGTGACCATCCGGCCCTTTCCGTGGGCAGGCATATTTCGAAACTCCTTGATGGTTACGCCATGCCGATTGTTGCGGGAGCAATTGCTTTCGGGATAGCCGCTGCTGCGATTATGCCCAGAATCTCTTTTGACGCTAATCCACTTAACCTTTCAGACCCTACAACAGATTCAGTTATCACTGCACGCAGCCTTCTTAAGGCTGACAAAAGCACTCTGTGGACAATAGCGGTTATGGCATCCGACAGGCAGGAGGCCCGGGATCTTGCGAAACGGCTCAGAGAGTTGCACGAAGTTGAAGCGGCGGTCACCATTGACGATTTCATTCCAGAAAACCAGACCGAAAAACTGGACTTGATTAACGATATGGCACTTATCATGCCCCCTGCACCGAAGACGAAGCAAGGCGGTTCATGCACCACCCCTCAACAGGACAAGAAGGCCCTCGAAGATTTGTACCGTGTCCTGAAAGAGACGATTAACTCAGATGCAACAGGCGACAAAAGCTACATTTCTGCAATCGCTCGTCTTGCCGAAAATATCCAAGGCTTCAACAAGCTCCTGACAGATACCGGGAGAGAAGAAGTCCTGTTCCGTGCTCTTGAAACAGGCCTCTTGTCCAATCTTGAGATCCTTCTTGATAATTTTAACGACTTAATGCAGGCGGAAACAATTGAACTTGCAGACCTGCCTGAAGATTTAACCAGTCGCTATATCTCTGATGACGGCCTTTACCGGGTTCAGGTATTCCCGCGAAACGACATAACCGATATCCAAAATCTGAAAAGATTTGTGACAGAGGTACGGACAATAGCACCTGATGCCACTGGCAAACCTGTCACCATCTTGGAATCCGGCAGGACAATCTCCTCTGCATTCAGAACCGCAACCATACTCGCCTTTGTGTTAATTGCATTATTTTTGAGGATCGTATTTAAGAGGTGGGTTGAGGTAATACTTGTTATATTTCCTCTCTTGCTGGGACTGCTCTATACAATGGCCGCGGCGGTGCTGCTCAACATTTCTTTCAACTTTGCCAACATTATTGTTGTTCCGCTCTTGCTGGGTATCGGAGTGGACTTCGGCATTCATATCGTCAACAGGACAAGAGACAACCCGGGACCAGATACCCGCATCCTGGAGACCAGTACGTCCCGCGCCGTGTTATTCAGTGCTTTTACAACCATTATCAGCTTCGGAATACTATCTTTTATGCACCATGCCGGGACCGCCAGCATGGGCAAGCTGCTTACCATCTGCATCAGCTTCATGATCATATCCACTCTCCTGGTTCTCCCTGCCTTATTAAAAATATATAATCCTACAAACAGCAGGACCTCTCATAAGGTTGGTTCTCCATAA
- a CDS encoding sulfotransferase → MYFHYPTLFKILRLSFSRQHFSLRHACLLSVFLIPFLALRTFVWLIRLLDHIFFPGFRKQSLPAPVYIIGNPRSGTTFTHRLMALDRQFSYLKLYQTIFPSVICYKFFGAAGKIDRMFGSPAAKLLNWISGKGFKGWKTIHQTGPEKAESDEMFFVYAMLSPLLGLLFPYLKDLDEATFVDLMPHKERRKLMSYYRDCLQRHMYATGSDKILLQKVALIAGRLQSVYELLPDIRIVHLVRHPYESIPSLVSMFDAAWKALAPHARKDARANRELTDLICRYYSYLYEFKKILPENQFIEVRYEDLVSDPHGTICGIYQALGMELSHGYEEILEKETSKARQYKSRHHYSLESFGLNKDTIYRNLRTIFEAYGFKP, encoded by the coding sequence ATGTATTTTCATTACCCCACGCTGTTTAAGATATTACGCCTGTCATTCTCAAGGCAACACTTTTCACTGCGGCACGCGTGTCTTTTGTCCGTTTTTCTTATTCCATTTCTGGCCTTGCGCACATTTGTGTGGTTAATACGCCTTCTTGACCACATATTCTTTCCCGGTTTTCGAAAACAATCCTTGCCGGCACCGGTCTACATTATCGGCAATCCCCGCAGCGGAACCACATTTACCCATCGTCTGATGGCATTGGACCGGCAGTTTTCTTACCTGAAGCTCTATCAGACGATTTTTCCCTCTGTGATCTGTTACAAGTTCTTTGGAGCGGCGGGTAAAATCGACCGGATGTTTGGCAGTCCTGCAGCAAAATTACTGAACTGGATCAGCGGGAAAGGATTTAAGGGCTGGAAAACCATTCATCAAACCGGACCTGAAAAGGCCGAATCAGATGAGATGTTTTTCGTTTATGCCATGCTCAGTCCCTTGTTGGGCCTCCTGTTTCCGTATTTAAAAGACCTGGATGAGGCGACCTTTGTTGATCTTATGCCGCACAAAGAACGGCGGAAACTGATGTCATACTACAGGGACTGTCTGCAACGACACATGTATGCCACCGGATCGGACAAAATACTTCTCCAGAAAGTCGCTCTTATTGCCGGACGTCTGCAGTCCGTTTACGAACTGCTGCCGGACATTCGTATTGTGCATTTAGTCAGGCATCCATACGAATCCATACCGTCTCTGGTCAGTATGTTTGATGCGGCATGGAAGGCACTGGCTCCTCACGCCAGAAAGGACGCGCGGGCCAACCGGGAACTGACTGATTTAATCTGCCGCTATTATTCATATCTGTATGAATTTAAAAAAATTCTCCCTGAAAATCAGTTCATTGAAGTACGTTACGAAGATCTGGTTTCTGATCCCCACGGAACAATATGCGGAATCTATCAGGCACTTGGCATGGAATTAAGCCATGGATACGAGGAGATCCTTGAAAAAGAAACCTCAAAGGCCAGGCAGTACAAGAGCAGACACCATTATTCCCTTGAGTCATTCGGCCTGAATAAAGACACTATATACCGAAACCTCAGAACCATTTTTGAGGCCTATGGTTTCAAGCCATAG
- a CDS encoding 4-hydroxy-3-methylbut-2-enyl diphosphate reductase produces MEIILANPRGFCAGVIRAIKTVRLTLEKYGAPVYVLHEIVHNRHVIQELREHGAVFVECLADIPTGAVTIFSAHGVSRAIEKQASELGLRTIDATCPLVASVHRMVEKYHEEGYDVVIIGHHDHPEVEGTAGRIDGHVHLIATVEEVKTLQVSDPARMAYVTQTTLSQDDIVEVRRALEERFPDIKGPLSNICYATQNRQNAVKELASRTDLLFVVGSKNSSNSNRLREVGMRQGIDCYLIDDAGDIDPAWLEGVRCVGVTAGASAPERLVDGVIHWLQDYGATTFREMAGKKEKVRFDPAKLDEQSN; encoded by the coding sequence ATGGAGATCATTCTGGCCAATCCAAGGGGATTTTGTGCGGGTGTGATCCGGGCCATCAAGACGGTCCGGCTTACTCTTGAGAAATACGGCGCGCCTGTGTATGTCCTGCATGAAATCGTTCATAACAGGCACGTGATCCAGGAGCTTCGGGAGCACGGTGCGGTTTTTGTAGAATGTCTCGCAGATATTCCGACAGGGGCCGTTACCATTTTCAGCGCTCATGGCGTCTCCAGGGCTATAGAAAAGCAGGCGTCCGAACTGGGGCTCAGGACCATCGATGCAACCTGTCCTCTTGTTGCCAGTGTTCACAGAATGGTGGAAAAATATCATGAAGAAGGATATGATGTGGTCATCATAGGCCATCATGATCATCCTGAAGTAGAGGGGACTGCAGGAAGAATCGACGGACATGTCCATCTCATAGCAACCGTTGAAGAAGTCAAGACCTTGCAGGTCAGTGATCCCGCACGTATGGCCTATGTCACCCAGACCACCCTGAGTCAGGATGATATTGTCGAAGTGCGCCGGGCCCTGGAAGAGCGGTTTCCAGATATCAAGGGACCGCTCTCAAATATCTGCTATGCTACTCAGAATCGGCAAAATGCCGTGAAGGAGCTGGCCAGCAGAACGGACCTGCTCTTTGTAGTGGGCTCAAAAAACAGCTCCAACTCCAACCGGCTCAGGGAAGTGGGAATGCGCCAGGGGATTGACTGTTATTTGATCGATGATGCCGGCGATATCGATCCGGCCTGGCTTGAGGGTGTACGATGTGTTGGGGTGACTGCCGGCGCCTCTGCCCCGGAACGGCTGGTTGACGGCGTGATTCATTGGTTGCAGGATTACGGGGCAACAACCTTTCGCGAAATGGCCGGCAAAAAAGAGAAGGTGAGGTTCGACCCCGCAAAGCTTGACGAGCAATCGAACTAA